From a single Haloarcula sp. DT43 genomic region:
- a CDS encoding ATP synthase subunit B: MKEYQTITEISGPLVFVETDEPVGYDDIVEIELSDGETRRGQVLESASDYVAIQVFEGTEGIDRDASVRFLGETMKMPVTEDLLGRVMDGTGQPIDGGPEIVPDERRDIVGEAINPFSREYPEEFIQTGVSAIDGMNTLVRGQKLPIFSASGLPHNDLALQIARQATVPEEEEGEDDEGSEFAVIFGAMGITAEEANEFMDDFERTGALERSVVFMNLADDPAVERTITPRLALTTAEYLAFEKDYHVLVILTDMTNYCEALREIGAAREEVPGRRGYPGYMYTDLAQLYERAGRIEGREGSVTQLPILTMPGDDDTHPIPDLTGYITEGQIYIDRDLNSQGIQPPINVLPSLSRLMDDGIGEGLTRADHADVKDQIFAAYAEGEDLRDLVNIVGREALSELDNKYLDFADRFEEEFVDQGFDTARDIDETLELGWDLLSMLPKDALNRIDEELIEEHYREDETAEAVEA; the protein is encoded by the coding sequence ATGAAAGAGTACCAGACAATCACGGAGATCAGCGGACCGCTGGTGTTCGTCGAGACCGACGAACCGGTCGGCTACGACGACATCGTCGAAATCGAGCTCAGCGACGGCGAGACCCGCCGTGGCCAGGTGCTCGAATCCGCGAGCGACTACGTCGCCATCCAGGTGTTCGAGGGCACCGAAGGTATCGACCGCGATGCCTCGGTTCGCTTCCTCGGCGAGACGATGAAGATGCCCGTCACCGAGGACCTCCTCGGGCGGGTCATGGACGGGACCGGCCAGCCCATCGACGGCGGCCCGGAAATCGTCCCCGACGAGCGCCGCGACATCGTCGGCGAAGCCATCAACCCCTTCTCGCGGGAGTACCCCGAGGAGTTCATCCAGACGGGCGTTTCGGCCATCGACGGCATGAACACGCTCGTCCGCGGCCAGAAGCTCCCAATCTTCTCCGCCTCCGGCCTGCCGCACAACGACCTGGCGCTCCAGATTGCGCGACAGGCGACGGTGCCGGAAGAGGAGGAGGGCGAAGACGACGAGGGCTCGGAGTTCGCCGTCATCTTCGGCGCGATGGGTATCACGGCCGAAGAGGCAAACGAGTTCATGGACGACTTCGAGCGCACCGGTGCGCTGGAACGCTCCGTCGTCTTCATGAACCTCGCGGACGACCCGGCCGTCGAGCGGACGATTACGCCGCGGCTGGCCCTGACCACCGCCGAGTACCTCGCCTTCGAGAAGGACTACCACGTCCTGGTCATCCTGACGGACATGACCAACTACTGCGAGGCGCTGCGGGAAATCGGTGCCGCACGTGAGGAGGTCCCGGGCCGCCGTGGCTACCCCGGCTACATGTACACCGACCTGGCCCAGCTCTACGAGCGCGCCGGTCGAATCGAGGGCCGCGAGGGCTCCGTGACCCAGCTCCCGATTCTGACGATGCCCGGCGACGACGACACGCACCCGATTCCGGACCTGACCGGGTACATCACCGAGGGGCAGATATACATCGACCGCGACCTCAACAGCCAGGGCATCCAGCCGCCGATCAACGTCCTGCCGAGCCTCTCGCGGCTGATGGACGACGGTATCGGCGAGGGGCTGACCCGCGCCGACCACGCCGACGTGAAAGACCAGATATTCGCCGCGTACGCGGAGGGTGAGGACCTGCGCGACCTCGTGAACATCGTCGGTCGCGAGGCGCTGTCGGAACTGGACAACAAGTACCTCGACTTCGCCGACCGCTTCGAGGAGGAGTTTGTCGACCAGGGCTTCGACACGGCCCGCGACATCGACGAGACGCTCGAACTCGGCTGGGACCTGCTCTCGATGCTCCCGAAGGACGCGCTCAACCGCATCGACGAGGAGCTCATCGAGGAGCACTACCGCGAGGACGAGACCGCCGAAGCCGTCGAAGCGTAA
- a CDS encoding bacteriorhodopsin, producing MPAPGSEGIWLWLGTAGMFLGMLYFIARGWGQTDDRRQKFYIATILITAIAFVNYLAMALGFGLTFIEFGGSEHPIYWARYTDWLFTTPLLLYDLGLLAGADRNTIYSLVSLDVLMIGTGVVATLSAGSGVLSAGAERLVWWGISTAFLLVLLYFLFSSLSGRVSDLPSDTRSTFKTLRNLVTVVWLVYPVWWLVGTEGLSLVGIGIETAGFMVIDLVAKVGFGFILLRSHGVLDGAVESTATGATPADD from the coding sequence ATGCCAGCACCAGGGAGCGAAGGAATTTGGCTGTGGTTAGGTACAGCGGGCATGTTCCTCGGCATGCTATACTTCATCGCGCGTGGCTGGGGCCAGACCGACGACAGGCGCCAGAAGTTCTACATCGCGACGATACTCATCACGGCAATCGCGTTCGTGAACTATCTCGCGATGGCGCTCGGGTTCGGGCTGACGTTCATCGAGTTCGGCGGGTCGGAACACCCCATCTACTGGGCGCGATACACCGACTGGCTGTTCACGACGCCGCTGCTGTTGTACGACCTCGGGCTGCTCGCGGGAGCAGACCGGAACACAATCTACTCGCTCGTCAGCCTCGACGTGCTGATGATCGGGACCGGTGTGGTCGCGACGCTGAGCGCGGGCAGCGGCGTGCTGTCGGCCGGCGCGGAACGGCTGGTCTGGTGGGGCATCAGCACCGCGTTCCTGCTGGTCCTGCTGTACTTCCTGTTCAGCTCGCTGTCCGGCCGGGTCAGCGACTTGCCCAGTGACACGCGCAGCACCTTCAAGACGTTGCGCAACCTCGTGACTGTCGTGTGGCTGGTGTACCCGGTGTGGTGGCTCGTCGGCACTGAGGGGCTCAGCCTCGTCGGTATCGGCATCGAGACGGCCGGCTTCATGGTCATCGACCTAGTCGCGAAGGTCGGCTTCGGCTTCATCCTGCTCCGGAGCCACGGCGTGCTTGACGGTGCAGTTGAGTCCACCGCCACCGGCGCGACGCCCGCGGACGACTAA
- a CDS encoding V-type ATP synthase subunit D gives MAKDVKPTRKNLMQIEDRIELSERGHDTLEKKRDGLIMEFMDILDQAQDVREDLDDSYDRAQRAINMARAMEGDVAVRGAAAALKEHPELTTQSKNIMGVVVPQIESSKVRKSLDERGYGVMGTSARIDEAAEAYEELLENIILAAEVETAMKKMLEEIETTKRRVNALEFKLLPDLYDNQEYIEQKLEEQEREEIFRMKKIKAKKEEEEDELAAAETEEEVEPVTADD, from the coding sequence ATGGCTAAGGACGTCAAACCCACGCGCAAGAACCTGATGCAGATAGAGGACCGCATCGAGCTGTCCGAGCGTGGGCACGACACGCTGGAGAAGAAGCGTGACGGCCTCATCATGGAGTTCATGGACATCCTGGACCAGGCACAGGACGTCCGGGAGGACCTCGACGACTCCTACGACCGGGCCCAGCGCGCTATCAACATGGCGCGGGCGATGGAAGGCGACGTGGCCGTCCGCGGGGCCGCCGCCGCGCTCAAGGAACATCCCGAACTGACGACCCAGTCCAAGAACATCATGGGCGTCGTCGTCCCGCAGATAGAGTCCAGCAAGGTCCGGAAGTCGCTGGACGAACGCGGGTACGGCGTCATGGGGACCTCGGCCCGAATCGACGAGGCCGCGGAGGCCTACGAGGAACTGCTGGAGAACATCATCCTCGCCGCCGAGGTCGAGACGGCGATGAAGAAGATGCTCGAAGAGATAGAGACGACGAAACGGCGCGTCAACGCCCTCGAGTTCAAACTCCTGCCCGACCTCTACGACAACCAGGAGTACATCGAGCAGAAGCTCGAAGAGCAGGAGCGCGAGGAAATCTTCCGCATGAAGAAAATCAAGGCCAAGAAGGAAGAAGAGGAAGACGAACTCGCGGCCGCGGAGACGGAAGAGGAAGTCGAGCCGGTCACTGCCGACGACTGA